A genomic segment from Polyangium mundeleinium encodes:
- a CDS encoding serine/threonine protein kinase, with product MAQVPHMGASRQDQQAEGVDDPKGAAPDPLIGMAIGGRFKIVGVIARGGMGKVYRAEQAPLGRICALKVLSPKYEGDRDPEFHKRFFLEASIAAKLTHPNTVTVFDYGQSDDIYYIAMEFVDGKTLHRVLREEGPFSEGRTCHIARQICRSLREAHQIGVVHRDLKPGNVLLAQHGDERDNVKVLDFGLVKDVTGEAEDLTQQGLFMGSPKYMAPEQIVGAEVSARTDIYSLGVMLYEMLCGKVPFDKGPGVGTLMAHVNDLPPPMIHYNPNLVISEEMEAIVLRCLEKDPQRRFGSMDELLSALKRCGGGAEEMMTGPYQPYAHTGAFRARHLDSLPPGDTTGLSGPMRRPSGPPGDSGPSTSLSSLSLSGARPAALGFSSPSTLADPLTASQPMSLPDPDALGGQSGKRRFMLITGVLVLGFVGIIITLTQTRSSGETTAGSASPATTPPPTPTQAAPQTPARPGDRVVHIESDPSGASVMEGNETLCGGTPCDVTFRGAGAAADVVHSLTLSKKGYQSKTIKVTVVEEKVKVTLDAAAGTVRTAPATTKTGGNKDPNYKPDPYKGNPY from the coding sequence ATGGCCCAGGTTCCACATATGGGCGCGTCCCGACAAGACCAGCAGGCGGAGGGCGTCGATGACCCGAAGGGGGCCGCGCCGGATCCCCTCATCGGGATGGCCATCGGCGGTCGCTTCAAGATCGTCGGCGTCATCGCCCGCGGCGGCATGGGCAAGGTGTACAGGGCCGAGCAAGCGCCGCTCGGACGCATCTGCGCCTTGAAGGTCCTCTCCCCGAAGTACGAGGGCGACCGCGATCCGGAGTTCCACAAGCGCTTCTTCCTCGAAGCGTCGATCGCCGCAAAGCTCACGCACCCGAACACCGTCACCGTGTTCGATTACGGGCAGAGCGACGACATCTATTACATCGCGATGGAGTTCGTCGACGGCAAGACGCTCCACCGCGTGCTGCGCGAGGAAGGCCCGTTCAGCGAGGGCCGCACCTGCCACATCGCCCGGCAGATCTGCCGCTCGCTGCGCGAGGCGCACCAGATCGGCGTCGTGCACCGGGATCTCAAGCCGGGCAACGTGCTCCTGGCGCAACACGGCGACGAACGGGACAACGTCAAGGTCCTCGACTTCGGCCTCGTCAAGGACGTGACCGGCGAGGCGGAGGATCTCACGCAGCAAGGCCTGTTCATGGGCTCGCCGAAGTACATGGCGCCCGAGCAGATCGTGGGCGCGGAGGTCTCGGCGCGCACCGACATCTACTCGCTCGGCGTGATGCTCTACGAGATGCTCTGCGGCAAGGTGCCCTTCGACAAGGGCCCCGGCGTCGGCACGCTGATGGCGCACGTGAACGACCTGCCGCCGCCGATGATCCATTACAACCCGAACCTCGTGATCTCCGAGGAGATGGAGGCGATCGTCCTCCGCTGTCTCGAGAAGGATCCGCAGCGTCGCTTCGGGAGCATGGACGAGCTGCTCTCTGCGCTGAAGCGTTGCGGCGGCGGCGCCGAGGAGATGATGACGGGGCCGTACCAGCCCTACGCGCACACGGGCGCATTCCGCGCGCGGCACCTCGACAGCCTCCCACCTGGCGACACGACGGGCCTCTCGGGCCCGATGCGCCGGCCCTCGGGTCCGCCCGGGGACAGCGGCCCTTCGACGTCGCTCTCGTCGCTCTCGCTCTCCGGCGCGCGCCCTGCGGCGCTTGGCTTCAGCAGCCCGAGCACGCTCGCCGATCCGCTCACGGCCTCGCAGCCGATGTCCCTGCCCGACCCCGACGCGCTCGGCGGCCAGAGCGGCAAGCGGCGCTTCATGTTGATCACGGGCGTGCTCGTGCTCGGCTTCGTGGGCATCATCATCACGCTCACGCAGACGCGCAGCTCCGGCGAGACGACGGCGGGGAGCGCCTCGCCCGCGACGACGCCGCCGCCCACGCCCACGCAGGCCGCGCCGCAGACGCCCGCGCGTCCCGGGGATCGCGTGGTGCACATCGAGAGTGATCCTTCCGGCGCGAGCGTCATGGAGGGGAACGAGACGCTCTGCGGGGGCACGCCTTGCGACGTGACGTTCCGCGGCGCCGGCGCTGCGGCCGACGTCGTGCACAGCCTCACGCTGTCGAAGAAGGGCTACCAGTCGAAGACCATCAAGGTCACGGTCGTCGAGGAGAAGGTAAAGGTCACGCTCGACGCCGCCGCGGGCACCGTGCGCACCGCGCCCGCCACGACGAAGACCGGCGGGAACAAGGATCCGAACTACAAGCCGGACCCTTACAAAGGCAATCCTTACTGA
- a CDS encoding TonB-dependent receptor domain-containing protein, which translates to MSSEPSSAHRDAPSASKEPRRSRPTRVLVALALACATALAAGPAMADARTEARRHFRAGMELISKGNYPEGIKELERAQEILPHPNVLFNIARAHAEAGNLEQAINAYKQYVASDPPDRAESAQVLKQLEEKLALQRAEQSKTTEPPKTNEGDTKPGDTKPGEDKPGDTKPGDTKPGDTKPGDTKPGDTPGDTKPGGTKPGDAQAQADVNKIVGKARDEDVYRETVITASRGAQSPLDSPNSTTIITRQDIRLSGITRIPELLRRVPGMDVMQITGGDTNVSMRGFNSRLANKLLVLINGQRPAYLDILGSTFWETLSIDVDQIERIEVVRGPGSALYGANAFAGVVNIITIAPGEGRTGFRVGYGDTGQGYGSAWATGRDGDLGYRASVGYTRYPRWTREVQNGRQDIQVFDPNQNLGAENLRVDIRLAQRFKNNRELQVGGGFARSDLDVYGIGPFNDYRARFDNADITALFKTENFSARVFYARVAAQTSSNHDYYGHTLFPSQANQNVVDAELNFFKDVTWPKSVEHSLRGGAAYRMKSITWTYLQDETPIENWGSLFLQDTLHFGKSVQLVVSGRADYVPYLQSVKVSPRGSVIIKPTDLQSIRVSGSTAFRNTTFLESYLDLPIQLQLPGAELISASQRYEDTAFRLRPESIITAEASYLNQMSDRFEFEATAYYNRVTDLIALAGERPLTLANRADGLGGLNPETGRYTVGFGGWLNRCDIQNVFGGEVGTRVYPIEGLDIFANYALNVSSQELPDGCSAPTDQRTSRHKINAGVQLRTKPGIDGEITFHYQSAQTWAEQVATLSGIQVQTFDIPGYALLNGRIGWRFPIASTTGEVSLVVYNALSGVVDEAPQMHPFGNRVGRRIMGFFQHTL; encoded by the coding sequence ATGTCGTCCGAGCCCTCATCCGCCCACCGTGACGCGCCCTCTGCCTCCAAGGAACCACGACGCTCGCGCCCCACGCGCGTGCTCGTCGCGCTCGCCCTCGCCTGCGCCACGGCCCTCGCCGCGGGCCCCGCGATGGCCGACGCGCGCACCGAGGCGCGACGGCACTTCCGCGCGGGCATGGAGCTCATCAGCAAGGGCAACTACCCCGAGGGCATCAAGGAGCTCGAGCGTGCGCAGGAAATCCTCCCGCACCCGAACGTCCTCTTCAACATCGCGCGCGCGCACGCCGAGGCCGGCAACCTCGAGCAGGCCATCAACGCGTACAAGCAGTACGTCGCGTCCGATCCGCCCGACCGCGCCGAGTCCGCGCAGGTCCTGAAGCAGCTCGAAGAGAAGCTCGCCCTGCAGCGCGCCGAGCAATCCAAGACCACCGAGCCGCCGAAGACGAACGAGGGCGACACCAAACCCGGCGACACCAAGCCTGGCGAAGACAAGCCCGGCGATACCAAACCCGGCGACACCAAACCCGGCGATACCAAGCCCGGCGATACCAAGCCCGGCGACACCCCTGGTGATACGAAGCCCGGTGGCACCAAGCCCGGCGACGCGCAGGCGCAGGCCGACGTGAACAAGATCGTCGGCAAGGCGCGCGACGAGGACGTCTACCGCGAGACGGTCATCACGGCCTCGCGTGGCGCCCAGAGCCCGCTCGACTCGCCGAACTCCACGACCATCATCACGCGGCAGGACATCCGCCTCTCGGGCATCACGCGCATCCCCGAGCTCTTGCGTCGCGTGCCCGGCATGGACGTCATGCAAATCACGGGCGGCGACACGAACGTCTCGATGCGCGGCTTCAACAGCCGCCTCGCGAACAAGCTGCTCGTGCTCATCAACGGGCAGCGGCCCGCGTACCTCGACATCCTCGGCTCGACGTTCTGGGAGACGCTCTCGATCGACGTCGACCAGATCGAGCGCATCGAGGTCGTGCGGGGTCCGGGCTCCGCGCTCTACGGCGCCAACGCGTTCGCCGGCGTCGTCAACATCATCACGATCGCGCCGGGCGAGGGCCGCACGGGCTTCCGCGTGGGCTACGGCGACACGGGGCAGGGCTACGGCTCGGCGTGGGCCACGGGGCGCGACGGCGACCTCGGGTACCGCGCGTCGGTCGGCTACACGCGTTACCCGCGGTGGACGCGCGAGGTGCAGAACGGGCGCCAGGACATCCAGGTCTTCGATCCGAACCAGAACCTCGGCGCGGAGAACCTGCGCGTCGACATCCGCCTCGCGCAGCGCTTCAAGAACAACCGCGAGCTCCAGGTCGGCGGCGGCTTCGCGCGCAGCGACCTCGACGTCTACGGCATCGGCCCGTTCAACGACTACCGCGCCCGCTTCGACAACGCCGACATCACGGCGCTCTTCAAGACCGAAAACTTTTCCGCGCGCGTCTTTTACGCGCGGGTCGCCGCGCAGACGTCGTCGAACCACGACTACTACGGCCACACGCTCTTCCCGAGCCAGGCGAACCAGAACGTCGTCGACGCCGAGCTCAACTTCTTCAAGGACGTCACGTGGCCGAAGTCCGTCGAGCACAGCCTCCGCGGCGGCGCTGCGTACCGCATGAAGTCGATCACCTGGACGTACCTCCAGGACGAGACGCCGATCGAGAACTGGGGCTCGCTCTTCCTCCAGGACACGCTGCACTTCGGCAAGTCCGTGCAGCTCGTCGTCTCGGGCCGCGCCGACTACGTGCCCTACCTCCAGAGCGTGAAGGTCTCGCCGCGCGGCTCGGTCATCATCAAGCCGACCGACCTCCAGTCGATCCGCGTGAGCGGCTCGACCGCCTTCCGCAACACGACCTTCCTCGAGTCGTACCTCGACCTGCCGATCCAGCTCCAGCTCCCGGGCGCCGAGCTCATCTCGGCATCGCAGCGCTACGAAGACACGGCCTTCCGCCTCCGGCCCGAGAGCATCATCACGGCCGAGGCGAGCTACCTGAACCAGATGAGCGATCGCTTCGAGTTCGAAGCGACCGCCTACTACAACCGCGTCACGGACCTGATCGCGCTCGCCGGCGAGCGGCCGCTCACGCTGGCGAACCGCGCTGACGGGCTCGGCGGGCTCAACCCGGAGACGGGACGTTACACGGTCGGCTTCGGCGGGTGGCTCAACCGCTGCGACATCCAGAACGTCTTCGGCGGCGAGGTCGGCACGCGCGTCTACCCGATCGAGGGCCTCGACATCTTCGCGAACTACGCGCTGAACGTCTCGTCGCAGGAGCTGCCGGACGGCTGTTCGGCGCCGACGGATCAGCGCACGAGCCGGCACAAGATCAACGCCGGCGTCCAGCTCCGCACGAAGCCCGGCATCGACGGCGAGATCACCTTCCACTACCAGTCGGCGCAGACCTGGGCCGAGCAGGTCGCCACGCTCTCGGGCATCCAGGTGCAGACCTTCGACATCCCCGGCTACGCGCTCCTGAACGGGCGCATCGGGTGGCGTTTCCCGATCGCCAGCACGACCGGCGAGGTCTCGCTCGTCGTCTACAACGCGCTCTCGGGCGTCGTCGACGAAGCACCGCAGATGCACCCCTTCGGCAACCGCGTCGGTCGCCGCATCATGGGCTTCTTCCAG